A portion of the Blastochloris tepida genome contains these proteins:
- a CDS encoding putative bifunctional diguanylate cyclase/phosphodiesterase translates to MALAASSGPISADDAAGAQAPGALALEALGALAVGVAVIGADRRILLETPRFRELLGTCARAEALQGWGEDLAPREIELACGRRVRLAAARLAQGLLVSAEDVRGCVDPKRVADLARIDPLTGLGNRLMFQERLAEFAARRDAKAGAVAVLTIGLGRFKDIRESLGHPVGDALQRLVADRLRQVLGPDDLAARFGGDEFGLIQAGRPQPQSAAALADRVIDLLGRPYVVEGHLLNTPVNVGIALMPAGEGDGSLTLRGADLALCRARDAGHGTFRFFEAAMDDQVQTRRRLELDLRRALAMREFVLLYQPQLNLASHEITGFEALLRWHSPRHGVVPPSVFIPLAEEFGLIGAIGEWVIRTACREAAGWERPLSVAVNVSAAQFGASNLVPVVLSALGESGLDPRRLELEITESVLLKDDGSVLDVLRMVRRIGVHVSMDDFGTGYSSLSRLHSFPFDKIKIDQTFVRVQPNDTSATAIVRAISALGRSLGIATIAEGVETAEQFDRVAAAGCTDVQGYLISPPVPADRIADVMREHSASPAGT, encoded by the coding sequence ATGGCTCTGGCAGCCTCATCAGGACCGATTTCAGCCGACGACGCCGCCGGCGCACAGGCGCCCGGCGCGTTGGCGCTGGAGGCGCTGGGCGCGCTGGCCGTGGGCGTCGCGGTGATCGGCGCCGACCGCCGGATCCTCCTGGAGACCCCGCGCTTTCGCGAGCTGCTCGGCACCTGCGCCCGGGCGGAGGCGCTGCAGGGCTGGGGCGAGGATCTCGCGCCGCGCGAGATCGAGCTTGCGTGCGGCCGGCGGGTGCGTCTGGCCGCTGCGCGCCTTGCCCAGGGGCTCCTGGTGAGCGCCGAGGACGTGCGCGGCTGCGTCGATCCCAAGCGGGTGGCCGATCTGGCGCGCATCGATCCCCTGACCGGCCTCGGCAACCGGCTGATGTTCCAGGAGCGGCTGGCCGAGTTCGCGGCCCGGCGCGACGCCAAGGCGGGGGCGGTCGCGGTGCTGACGATCGGCCTCGGCCGCTTCAAGGATATCCGCGAGTCGCTCGGCCATCCGGTGGGCGACGCGCTGCAGCGTCTGGTGGCCGACCGGCTGCGGCAGGTGCTGGGCCCCGACGATCTCGCCGCCCGCTTCGGCGGCGACGAGTTCGGCCTGATCCAGGCCGGCCGGCCGCAGCCGCAATCGGCCGCGGCGCTGGCGGACCGCGTCATCGATCTGCTCGGCCGTCCCTATGTGGTGGAGGGCCATCTGCTCAACACGCCGGTCAATGTCGGCATAGCGCTGATGCCGGCGGGCGAGGGCGACGGCAGCCTGACGCTGCGGGGCGCCGACCTGGCGCTGTGCCGGGCGCGGGACGCCGGCCACGGCACCTTCCGCTTCTTCGAAGCGGCGATGGACGACCAAGTGCAGACGCGCCGGCGGCTGGAGCTCGATCTGCGTCGCGCGCTGGCGATGCGCGAGTTCGTGCTACTCTATCAGCCGCAGCTCAATCTCGCCTCGCACGAGATCACCGGCTTCGAGGCGCTGCTGCGCTGGCACAGCCCCCGGCACGGCGTCGTGCCGCCGTCGGTGTTCATTCCGCTCGCCGAGGAGTTCGGCCTGATCGGCGCCATCGGCGAGTGGGTCATCCGCACCGCCTGCCGCGAGGCCGCCGGCTGGGAGCGGCCGCTCAGCGTCGCGGTCAATGTCTCGGCTGCGCAGTTCGGCGCCTCCAACCTCGTGCCGGTGGTGCTGTCGGCGCTGGGGGAGAGCGGGCTCGATCCGCGCCGGCTGGAGCTGGAGATCACCGAGAGCGTGCTGCTGAAGGATGATGGCTCCGTGCTCGACGTGCTGCGCATGGTGCGCCGGATCGGCGTGCATGTGTCGATGGACGATTTCGGCACCGGCTATTCGTCGCTGTCGCGGCTGCACAGCTTTCCGTTCGACAAGATCAAGATCGACCAGACCTTCGTCCGGGTCCAGCCGAACGACACGAGTGCGACCGCGATCGTGCGGGCCATTTCGGCGCTCGGCCGAAGCCTCGGCATCGCCACCATCGCCGAGGGCGTCGAGACCGCCGAGCAGTTCGACCGCGTTGCCGCCGCCGGCTGCACCGACGTGCAGGGCTATCTGATCAGCCCGCCGGTGCCGGCCGACCGGATTGCCGATGTCATGCGCGAACACAGCGCCAGTCCCGCCGGGACGTGA
- a CDS encoding BLUF domain-containing protein, whose product MMAAEPDLYRLVYCSRNRILGSPPDVAAQIEAILATSRRLNARVGITGALVFNAGMFAQVLEGARDHVEATMERILRDERHGNIQVLGFDRAEARGFPSWSMGYLGRSREGQSLFAHIGESTGFEAARLDGEHIYNVMRAIAVEEEAAAGRLNLLRDPLRDPLRA is encoded by the coding sequence ATGATGGCCGCCGAACCCGATCTCTACCGCCTGGTCTATTGCAGCCGGAACCGCATTCTCGGCTCGCCGCCGGATGTCGCGGCGCAGATCGAGGCGATCCTGGCGACATCGCGGCGCCTGAATGCCCGCGTCGGCATCACCGGGGCGCTGGTGTTCAATGCCGGCATGTTCGCCCAGGTGCTGGAAGGCGCGCGCGACCATGTGGAAGCGACCATGGAGCGGATTCTCCGCGATGAGCGCCACGGCAACATCCAGGTGCTCGGCTTCGACCGCGCCGAGGCGCGCGGCTTCCCGTCATGGTCGATGGGCTATCTCGGGCGCTCGCGCGAGGGCCAGAGCCTGTTTGCCCATATCGGCGAGTCGACGGGGTTCGAGGCGGCGCGGCTCGACGGCGAGCATATCTACAATGTGATGCGCGCCATCGCGGTGGAGGAGGAAGCCGCCGCGGGACGGCTCAATCTCCTACGCGATCCTTTGCGCGATCCCTTGCGCGCGTGA
- a CDS encoding 2-dehydro-3-deoxy-6-phosphogalactonate aldolase, with amino-acid sequence MPVTFDAALAACPLVAILRGVTPDEAVPIGKVLVDAGFSVMQVPLTTPDALSSIRRLVDAFGDTTVIGAGAVVSERQVADVARVGGRLVDCPSYDETVVRLTKKYGLTPMPGVATPSELFAATALGVTTVKLFPAEMIRPEVVKSLRVVVPPSIKLIPAGGITPESMAAYFAAGANGFGLGAALYAAGRSPAEVAERAAAFHAALADLQMA; translated from the coding sequence ATGCCTGTGACATTCGATGCGGCATTGGCCGCCTGCCCGCTGGTCGCGATTCTGCGCGGCGTGACCCCCGACGAGGCGGTGCCGATCGGCAAGGTCCTGGTCGATGCCGGCTTCAGTGTCATGCAGGTTCCGCTCACCACCCCCGATGCGCTGAGCAGCATCCGCCGGCTGGTCGATGCGTTCGGCGACACCACGGTGATCGGCGCCGGCGCCGTTGTGAGCGAGCGTCAGGTGGCCGATGTCGCGCGCGTCGGCGGACGCCTGGTCGATTGCCCGAGCTATGATGAGACCGTCGTCCGCCTCACCAAGAAATACGGCCTGACGCCGATGCCGGGCGTGGCGACGCCGAGCGAGCTGTTCGCCGCCACCGCGCTCGGCGTCACCACGGTGAAGCTGTTCCCGGCGGAGATGATCCGCCCCGAGGTGGTGAAGTCGCTGCGCGTGGTGGTGCCGCCCTCGATCAAGCTGATCCCGGCCGGCGGCATCACGCCGGAGAGCATGGCGGCCTATTTCGCGGCCGGTGCCAACGGGTTCGGCCTGGGCGCGGCGCTCTACGCCGCCGGGCGCTCGCCGGCCGAGGTGGCCGAGCGCGCCGCCGCCTTCCATGCGGCGCTGGCCGATCTGCAGATGGCGTGA
- a CDS encoding CHAD domain-containing protein: MAKRMPDAEDAAAGELSRALIAGVEDAAATLESGRHRDDVAIHEFRKAMKRHRALLRLTEPLRGEAAKAERREAGALARRLSGARDLTAAREGLDDLIDKKLIRPDLAAPVREALEAARRASEAASLDTTVRADVLAFLGRARAAAARIAEADLPLRALIAGLARGFRRMVHAAPQDWSAASADSLHELRKAAVIHRYQIELALPLWPRPIEVWIDEVQRLRDRLGQGQDLEALSHFLAGAPRLLDAGRHARLMAAIRTRQGQHVAAAEQQMARLAAERPHAFAERLLAYAGAHRLTAPRPHTPAPAPAGPAADTPGHTPADTAPRKPRRRGAAKRTPGAKDQSRQTNGSAGDSSP; encoded by the coding sequence ATGGCCAAGCGCATGCCGGATGCGGAGGATGCGGCGGCTGGCGAGCTGTCGCGCGCGCTGATCGCCGGCGTGGAGGACGCCGCCGCCACCCTCGAATCCGGCCGCCACCGCGACGATGTCGCCATCCACGAGTTCCGCAAGGCGATGAAGCGCCACCGGGCGCTGCTGCGGCTCACCGAGCCGCTGCGCGGCGAGGCGGCCAAGGCCGAGCGCCGCGAGGCCGGGGCGCTGGCGCGCCGGCTGTCCGGCGCCCGCGACCTCACCGCCGCGCGCGAGGGGCTCGACGACCTCATCGACAAGAAGCTGATTCGCCCCGATCTCGCCGCGCCGGTGCGCGAGGCGCTGGAGGCGGCGCGCCGGGCCAGCGAGGCGGCGAGCCTCGACACCACGGTGCGCGCCGACGTGCTGGCCTTCCTCGGCCGCGCCCGGGCGGCGGCCGCGCGAATCGCCGAGGCCGACCTGCCGCTGCGCGCGCTGATCGCCGGCCTTGCCCGGGGCTTTCGCCGCATGGTGCACGCCGCGCCGCAGGACTGGTCGGCGGCCTCCGCCGATTCGCTGCACGAGCTTCGCAAGGCGGCGGTGATCCATCGCTACCAGATAGAGCTGGCGCTGCCGCTGTGGCCGCGGCCGATCGAGGTGTGGATCGACGAGGTGCAACGGCTGCGCGATCGGCTGGGCCAGGGCCAGGATCTGGAGGCGCTGAGCCACTTCCTGGCCGGCGCGCCGCGCCTGCTCGATGCCGGCCGGCACGCCCGCCTGATGGCGGCGATTCGCACCCGCCAGGGCCAGCACGTCGCCGCCGCCGAGCAGCAGATGGCCCGGCTCGCCGCCGAGCGGCCGCACGCCTTCGCCGAGCGGCTGCTCGCCTATGCCGGCGCGCACCGGCTGACGGCGCCCCGACCCCACACGCCGGCCCCTGCCCCGGCCGGCCCGGCGGCGGACACCCCCGGCCACACCCCGGCCGACACTGCTCCCCGCAAGCCTCGGCGGCGCGGCGCGGCGAAGCGGACCCCCGGCGCGAAAGACCAAAGCCGGCAAACCAACGGGTCCGCCGGTGATTCGTCACCGTAA
- a CDS encoding DUF2249 domain-containing protein, producing MTTAASAIIDVRTLTPGTCRNTLVRTLEELEPGAVLTIVNDHDPQPLRTYLDLSHPDQFAWDYLEDGPDVWRVRIERTA from the coding sequence ATGACCACCGCCGCTTCCGCCATCATCGATGTCCGCACCCTGACGCCGGGCACCTGCCGCAACACCCTCGTGCGCACCCTGGAGGAGCTGGAGCCCGGCGCGGTGCTGACCATCGTCAACGACCACGACCCCCAGCCGCTGCGCACCTATCTCGATCTGTCGCATCCCGACCAGTTCGCCTGGGATTATCTGGAGGATGGCCCCGATGTCTGGCGCGTCCGCATCGAGCGCACCGCGTGA
- a CDS encoding metal-sulfur cluster assembly factor: MTSPLSSPPSAALDPEILDCLTAVVDPEIGLSVVDLGLVYRASRTPDAIEVDLTLTAQACPLGDMIVEDARAALRRRFADAPAIDVALVWEPAWSPDRITDRGLTLLGRAPRNQA; the protein is encoded by the coding sequence GTGACGTCCCCCCTCTCGTCTCCCCCGTCCGCTGCGCTCGATCCCGAGATCCTCGACTGCCTCACCGCGGTTGTCGATCCGGAGATCGGGCTCAGCGTGGTCGACCTCGGGCTGGTCTATCGCGCCAGCCGCACCCCCGACGCCATCGAGGTCGACCTCACCCTCACCGCCCAGGCCTGCCCGCTCGGCGACATGATCGTCGAGGATGCCCGCGCCGCCCTGCGGCGGCGTTTCGCCGACGCCCCCGCCATCGATGTCGCCCTGGTCTGGGAGCCGGCCTGGAGCCCCGACCGCATCACCGATCGCGGCCTGACGCTGTTGGGCCGCGCACCGAGGAACCAAGCCTGA
- a CDS encoding DUF1858 domain-containing protein: MAVQPWHAVADVMGRAPATIRVFLDHRMHCVGCPIARFHSVEEACREHGLALPPVLAALDAAVAVHQDAPP, from the coding sequence ATGGCCGTTCAGCCCTGGCACGCCGTGGCCGACGTGATGGGCCGCGCGCCGGCAACGATCCGGGTGTTCCTGGATCACCGCATGCATTGCGTGGGGTGTCCGATCGCCCGCTTCCACAGTGTCGAGGAGGCGTGCCGCGAGCACGGGCTGGCGCTGCCGCCGGTGCTCGCCGCCCTCGATGCCGCGGTGGCGGTTCACCAGGACGCGCCGCCGTGA
- a CDS encoding Crp/Fnr family transcriptional regulator, whose translation MASLDRTLIANLPLFAGLAPEHLDALLREAQSVRYPKGAAVFHQDAEAHAFFVLLHGHLRVFKLTPDGQQVVVRFVVPGEVFGVAMAIGRTAYPGTAVAVVDSIALQWPSAAWPRLVAAHPELAGNTLQTVGARLQDMHTRIVEMSTLEVERRVAHALLRLAQQAGRKVETGVTIDFPISRQDIAEMTGTTLHTVSRILSAWEARGLVESTRQKITLRQPHQLMMLAEGSF comes from the coding sequence GCGCCCGAACACCTCGACGCGCTGCTGCGCGAGGCCCAATCGGTGCGATATCCCAAGGGTGCGGCGGTGTTCCACCAGGACGCCGAGGCCCACGCCTTCTTCGTGCTGCTGCACGGGCATCTGCGGGTGTTCAAGCTGACGCCGGACGGCCAGCAGGTGGTGGTGCGCTTCGTCGTGCCGGGCGAGGTGTTCGGCGTCGCCATGGCGATCGGCCGCACCGCCTATCCCGGCACGGCGGTGGCGGTGGTGGACAGCATCGCCCTGCAATGGCCGTCGGCGGCGTGGCCGCGGCTGGTGGCGGCGCATCCCGAACTCGCCGGCAACACGCTGCAGACGGTGGGCGCACGGCTGCAGGACATGCACACCCGCATCGTCGAGATGTCGACGCTGGAGGTCGAGCGCCGCGTCGCCCACGCGCTGCTGCGCCTCGCCCAGCAGGCCGGGCGCAAGGTCGAGACCGGGGTGACGATCGATTTTCCGATCTCCCGGCAGGACATCGCCGAGATGACGGGCACCACGCTGCACACCGTGAGCCGCATCCTCAGCGCCTGGGAGGCGCGCGGCCTGGTCGAGAGCACGCGCCAGAAGATCACGCTGCGCCAGCCCCACCAGCTGATGATGCTGGCCGAAGGCAGCTTCTGA